One genomic region from Fictibacillus marinisediminis encodes:
- a CDS encoding MFS transporter, with amino-acid sequence MKQEALSIQEQPSKQPLVIWVIFFATIISFMGLGLVDPILPAIAHQLNATPSQVSLLFSSYNLITGIAMLITGVVSSRVGIKWTLLSGILLIIVFSALAGSSNEISQIVGFRGGWGLGNSLFIATALSAIVGLSIGGTAKAIILYEAAIGLGISVGPLLGGELGSISWRGPFYGVSVLMVIAFFALLLKMPHVPKPKVKSSVLDPIKALKYPGLLRLGLTAFLYNIGFFTLMAYSPFVMNLDEHGLGYVFLGWGLCLAITSVFVAPKIQARFGTVKSMCAMLILFALTLLAMGIWTESSTVVIVAVIVAGLFLGTNNTLITTAVMQVAPVERATASAAYSFVRFIGGAIGPWLANKLAETYSPHVPFVTGAIFVLFAMLVVAFGRKHLAHVDSISH; translated from the coding sequence ATGAAACAAGAAGCATTGAGTATCCAGGAACAGCCAAGCAAACAGCCGCTGGTCATATGGGTTATCTTCTTTGCCACCATTATTTCTTTTATGGGATTGGGTCTCGTGGATCCTATTTTGCCTGCCATCGCTCATCAGCTTAACGCTACTCCGAGCCAGGTCTCATTATTATTTTCCAGCTACAATTTGATTACCGGTATCGCGATGCTGATTACAGGCGTGGTTTCCAGCCGGGTGGGGATCAAGTGGACGTTATTGTCAGGAATATTATTGATTATCGTTTTTTCTGCCTTAGCCGGCTCCTCTAATGAGATTTCCCAAATCGTTGGTTTCCGCGGCGGTTGGGGGTTAGGAAACTCGTTATTCATCGCAACTGCTTTATCCGCCATTGTTGGTTTATCCATCGGAGGTACTGCAAAAGCCATTATTTTATATGAAGCAGCCATTGGATTGGGGATTTCCGTCGGGCCATTACTTGGTGGGGAACTGGGATCGATTTCTTGGCGCGGACCTTTTTACGGCGTCAGCGTACTGATGGTGATCGCATTCTTTGCCTTATTGTTAAAAATGCCGCATGTACCGAAACCAAAAGTTAAAAGTTCTGTACTCGACCCGATTAAAGCATTGAAATATCCAGGACTTCTTAGACTGGGTCTAACCGCATTCCTTTATAACATTGGTTTCTTTACTCTAATGGCCTATTCACCATTTGTTATGAATTTAGACGAGCATGGCCTCGGCTATGTGTTCCTCGGATGGGGCCTATGCTTAGCCATAACTTCTGTATTCGTTGCACCAAAAATTCAGGCAAGATTCGGTACAGTAAAATCCATGTGTGCGATGCTGATCTTATTCGCATTGACACTGCTGGCTATGGGAATCTGGACAGAATCAAGCACGGTGGTCATCGTCGCCGTTATCGTTGCCGGTCTTTTCCTTGGGACAAACAATACATTGATCACAACAGCTGTTATGCAGGTGGCACCGGTTGAGCGGGCAACCGCCTCGGCTGCCTACAGTTTTGTACGTTTCATCGGTGGTGCGATCGGACCCTGGCTTGCCAATAAACTGGCTGAAACCTATTCACCGCATGTACCATTTGTAACGGGCGCGATTTTTGTTCTATTCGCCATGCTGGTTGTGGCGTTTGGCCGTAAACATCTTGCTCATGTGGATTCAATTTCTCATTAA
- a CDS encoding MerR family transcriptional regulator: protein MNGLKIDDVAKQSGLTKRTIRYYEQIGLLASPPRSEGGIRLYSEEHVEFLKKITNAKEVMGFSLSELQEFITLSDTLELQKLDYRQFKGTSQQKEKLEKVLMTVEEQLKLLEQKKKNILKVEGDLVSLRDRAKAALIRFEEEK, encoded by the coding sequence ATGAATGGGTTAAAAATAGATGATGTGGCTAAGCAGAGCGGGTTAACAAAACGGACAATCCGTTATTATGAACAGATCGGCCTGCTAGCTTCACCTCCGAGGAGTGAGGGGGGGATAAGACTATATTCAGAGGAGCATGTGGAGTTCTTAAAGAAGATCACAAATGCAAAAGAAGTGATGGGCTTTTCGCTTTCGGAGCTCCAGGAATTCATTACACTCAGTGACACCTTAGAACTTCAAAAACTTGATTACAGACAGTTTAAAGGGACGAGCCAGCAAAAAGAAAAGCTTGAGAAAGTATTAATGACAGTAGAAGAGCAATTAAAACTGTTAGAACAAAAAAAGAAAAATATTCTCAAGGTGGAGGGAGACTTGGTCTCTCTTCGTGACAGGGCAAAAGCTGCGCTGATTCGGTTTGAAGAGGAAAAATAA
- a CDS encoding flavodoxin family protein: MSIKALVINCTLNKSNQTSNTRALIDESVKIFDEKEIETEIVTLADYNIEYGVTGDAISDNDEWPIIFKKVKEADILIIGSPIWLGQQSSLTTVLIERLYGASSQTNDKGQYLFYNKVGGVVVTGNEDGAKHVSRSVLYALSHIGFTVPPNVDTYWVGEAGPGPSYIEAKGYENEFTMQHAKIMAYNLIHFAKLLKEHPIPTEGNVIEQTN, translated from the coding sequence ATGTCCATAAAAGCACTCGTTATTAACTGTACTTTAAACAAGAGCAACCAGACATCAAATACAAGAGCACTCATTGATGAATCGGTTAAAATTTTTGATGAAAAAGAAATTGAAACAGAAATTGTTACCCTTGCAGACTATAACATTGAATACGGAGTAACAGGAGATGCCATCAGCGACAATGATGAATGGCCGATTATTTTCAAAAAGGTAAAGGAAGCCGATATTTTAATTATTGGTTCTCCGATCTGGCTAGGACAGCAGAGCAGCCTTACAACAGTATTAATTGAAAGGCTGTATGGGGCAAGCAGCCAAACGAACGATAAAGGGCAATATCTCTTCTATAACAAAGTCGGCGGTGTGGTTGTAACAGGAAACGAAGACGGCGCCAAGCATGTCAGCCGTTCAGTGCTCTACGCGTTATCTCATATCGGATTTACAGTCCCTCCGAATGTTGATACGTATTGGGTCGGAGAAGCTGGCCCTGGTCCTTCTTATATCGAGGCCAAAGGCTATGAAAACGAATTTACGATGCAGCATGCCAAGATCATGGCGTATAACTTGATTCATTTTGCGAAATTGCTCAAGGAACACCCTATTCCTACTGAAGGAAATGTCATTGAACAAACCAATTAA
- a CDS encoding STAS domain-containing protein — MDINQELHQFLLNRARNLTEEWYDSLDKSGTAGVYSSHDPAVIKTLKEQNYEFHIHLCEVLEKDEETFFKDFDEWIIKIAKDNEHLKTPIHYIIKEFMRVRQQYLDYISEFVSIHPEDIEPLQIEEWNRVMIKVFDNVMLQFIEETHKYSTNRLKAQQELLNELSSPVISLNNDTALLPLVGDIDTARAKFILENTLNRCVQKGIGHLFIDLSGVVMIDTMVAHEIFQLIDALDLVGVKTTLSGIRPEIAATAVQLGLSFDRVSITSTLAQAMDFNNEQKGNSN, encoded by the coding sequence ATGGACATAAATCAAGAATTGCATCAATTTCTTCTGAATAGAGCCAGAAATTTGACTGAGGAATGGTATGATTCGCTTGATAAGTCAGGCACGGCTGGAGTATACAGTTCCCATGATCCCGCAGTTATAAAGACGCTGAAAGAACAAAATTATGAATTTCATATTCATTTATGTGAAGTGCTTGAAAAAGACGAAGAAACCTTTTTTAAAGATTTTGATGAGTGGATTATTAAAATTGCAAAAGACAATGAACATTTAAAAACACCCATTCATTACATCATAAAAGAATTCATGAGGGTACGGCAGCAGTATCTTGATTATATCAGCGAGTTCGTATCGATTCATCCAGAAGACATCGAACCGTTGCAGATCGAAGAATGGAATCGGGTGATGATCAAGGTTTTTGACAATGTCATGCTTCAATTCATTGAGGAGACCCATAAATATTCCACCAATCGGCTGAAAGCACAGCAAGAATTACTGAATGAATTGAGTTCACCTGTCATCTCATTAAATAACGATACCGCTTTACTGCCGCTTGTTGGCGATATTGACACGGCCCGAGCGAAATTTATTCTGGAAAATACACTGAATCGATGTGTCCAAAAAGGAATTGGCCATCTCTTTATTGATTTATCGGGTGTTGTGATGATTGATACTATGGTAGCTCATGAGATCTTCCAGCTTATTGATGCACTTGATCTCGTCGGGGTGAAGACTACCCTTTCAGGTATTCGTCCAGAAATCGCTGCAACTGCAGTTCAACTCGGTCTATCCTTTGACAGGGTTTCCATCACTTCTACATTGGCTCAGGCGATGGACTTCAATAACGAGCAAAAAGGAAACAGCAACTGA
- a CDS encoding ring-cleaving dioxygenase produces MELKGIHHVSAITALAGKNYEFYTKVLGMRLIKKTVNQDDTSVYHLFYGDEKGNAGTELTFFEIPRAGRNHDGANSISEISLRVKNNEAMQYWKTRFEEKKVEHEELSERFGRRSLAFKDEEGQRLRLVSDETNRGVAGGVPWEKSAVPKDFGIIGLGPVMLTVRTRELTEEVITEILGFRKKGAYASQVPGQPDILVYETGEGGTGAELHIEERKDLPPERLGRGGVHHVAFRVNDEEELREWINKIQGARIPNSDFVDRYYFKSLYFRELNGILFELATDGPGFATDEDLEHLGESLALPPFLEPKRQEIEAKLKPLDTKLS; encoded by the coding sequence ATGGAACTAAAAGGAATACACCACGTCTCAGCCATCACGGCATTAGCGGGGAAAAACTATGAGTTTTATACGAAAGTCCTTGGAATGCGGCTGATCAAGAAAACCGTCAATCAGGATGACACCTCTGTGTATCATCTGTTCTATGGCGATGAAAAAGGGAATGCAGGAACTGAATTAACGTTTTTCGAAATTCCTAGAGCAGGAAGAAATCATGATGGTGCTAATAGCATTTCAGAAATATCCCTTCGCGTAAAGAACAATGAAGCGATGCAATACTGGAAAACACGGTTCGAAGAGAAGAAGGTCGAACATGAGGAATTGTCGGAACGGTTCGGCCGGCGGTCATTAGCCTTTAAAGATGAAGAAGGACAGCGCCTGCGTCTTGTTTCAGACGAAACGAATAGAGGCGTAGCAGGCGGTGTGCCATGGGAAAAAAGCGCTGTCCCAAAGGACTTCGGAATTATCGGTCTTGGGCCGGTCATGCTGACGGTTCGTACAAGAGAATTAACCGAGGAAGTCATCACTGAAATTTTAGGATTCAGAAAAAAAGGAGCTTATGCTTCTCAAGTACCTGGTCAGCCGGACATTCTCGTGTACGAAACGGGAGAGGGCGGTACGGGTGCAGAACTTCATATTGAAGAGCGAAAGGACTTGCCTCCTGAACGGCTGGGAAGAGGAGGAGTTCATCATGTGGCTTTCCGTGTGAATGATGAAGAGGAACTCAGAGAATGGATCAATAAAATACAGGGCGCCCGAATTCCAAATTCAGATTTTGTAGACCGGTACTATTTTAAGTCGTTATATTTCAGAGAGCTTAATGGGATTTTATTTGAATTAGCGACGGATGGTCCAGGCTTTGCTACGGATGAGGACCTTGAACATCTTGGTGAATCATTGGCATTGCCTCCTTTCCTCGAACCGAAGCGCCAAGAGATTGAAGCCAAACTGAAACCGCTGGATACCAAATTGTCCTAA
- a CDS encoding FMN-dependent NADH-azoreductase: MATVLYITAHPHDETQSYSMTAGKAFIESYRDANPSDEVIHLDLYRENIPQIDADVFSGWGKLRTGSTFDQLTENEQSKVRRLSELTEQFVDADKYVFVTPLWNFLFPPAMKAYIDSICTAGKTFKYTEQGPVGLLTDKKALHIQARGGIYSEGPAMELEMGHRYIGVIMNFFGVPSFEGLFVEGHNQFPDRAEEIKQNAIARAKEKALNF, encoded by the coding sequence ATGGCAACTGTACTTTATATCACTGCCCACCCTCATGATGAAACACAATCCTACAGCATGACTGCAGGAAAGGCATTTATTGAATCCTATAGAGATGCCAATCCAAGTGATGAAGTCATCCACTTGGATCTATACAGAGAAAATATTCCTCAGATTGATGCTGATGTATTCAGCGGGTGGGGAAAGCTAAGAACCGGTTCAACGTTTGATCAGCTGACTGAGAATGAGCAATCCAAGGTTCGGCGGCTATCCGAACTGACCGAGCAATTTGTTGACGCGGACAAATATGTTTTTGTGACGCCGCTTTGGAATTTTTTGTTTCCACCGGCTATGAAGGCTTATATTGACTCCATCTGTACAGCAGGTAAGACATTTAAGTATACAGAGCAGGGTCCGGTTGGTTTGCTCACTGACAAGAAAGCACTGCATATCCAGGCACGCGGAGGGATTTATTCGGAAGGCCCAGCCATGGAATTGGAGATGGGGCACCGTTATATTGGCGTAATCATGAATTTCTTTGGTGTTCCTTCTTTTGAAGGTCTATTTGTCGAAGGGCACAATCAATTTCCTGACCGGGCAGAAGAAATTAAACAAAATGCCATTGCGAGAGCAAAGGAAAAAGCCCTGAATTTCTAA
- a CDS encoding MBL fold metallo-hydrolase, translated as MELFICSTCGVQYQQSEQPPSECIICNEERQYVNPSGQKWTTLKEMRADDFYNTIKEDEPNLYSIHTQPDFAISQTAYLVQGEGFNLLWDCITYLDIASIEAVKQLGGIDAIALSHPHYYSSQVEWAETFNVPIYIHEDDKEWVTRTSSHIHFWSGEKLELSKGLTLHHLGGHFKGGAVLHWADGSQSKGVLLTGDVIQVVADRSWVSFMYSYPNLIPLPASVVSRIADNVKDLKFNRLYNAFHRVVQENASQAVQRSAERYIKAIQGELFTT; from the coding sequence GTGGAATTATTTATTTGCAGCACATGCGGTGTTCAGTACCAGCAATCTGAGCAGCCCCCTTCAGAGTGCATCATTTGCAATGAAGAGAGGCAGTATGTTAATCCGTCTGGCCAAAAATGGACAACACTCAAAGAAATGAGAGCTGACGATTTTTACAACACCATCAAGGAAGATGAGCCAAACCTGTACAGTATACATACCCAGCCAGACTTTGCCATCTCACAGACGGCTTACCTTGTTCAAGGCGAAGGTTTCAATCTTTTATGGGATTGCATTACCTACCTGGACATCGCTTCGATTGAAGCGGTTAAACAGCTTGGAGGTATCGATGCGATTGCCCTTTCCCATCCCCATTATTATTCAAGCCAGGTGGAGTGGGCAGAAACGTTCAACGTACCGATCTACATACATGAAGACGATAAAGAATGGGTCACCCGCACAAGCAGCCATATTCATTTTTGGTCAGGTGAGAAGCTTGAACTTAGCAAGGGATTGACGCTGCACCATCTGGGCGGCCACTTTAAGGGAGGAGCAGTCCTTCACTGGGCCGATGGCAGCCAAAGTAAGGGTGTCCTTTTAACAGGGGACGTCATACAGGTGGTGGCTGACCGCAGCTGGGTCAGTTTTATGTACAGCTACCCTAACCTTATCCCACTGCCTGCTTCCGTTGTTAGCCGTATAGCCGATAATGTTAAGGATTTAAAATTTAATCGCTTGTACAATGCTTTTCACAGAGTCGTACAAGAAAATGCATCACAAGCTGTTCAAAGATCCGCAGAACGATATATTAAAGCTATACAAGGAGAGCTCTTTACTACTTAA
- a CDS encoding class I SAM-dependent methyltransferase has protein sequence MSLSFVSQYIVKPRTVGAILPSSKYLAAKMAGEIDFNSASYIIELGPGTGVFTDKLLEKRNEKTTILIIEYNREFYKQLAYKYKDAKKFYVVNGSAENLHLYMKMCNIPYADAIVSGLPFASLPKEMSDSILNSAKAALHQDGKFITFQYTKWKKKMIEEFFSAINVKKELRNMPPAYVFSCSKQLKNDKHVQHEAREG, from the coding sequence GTGTCCTTATCCTTTGTTTCTCAATACATCGTTAAGCCAAGAACGGTCGGAGCCATTCTCCCGAGTTCCAAATATCTTGCTGCAAAAATGGCAGGAGAAATCGATTTTAACTCTGCCTCCTACATTATAGAACTGGGACCGGGGACAGGAGTCTTCACTGACAAATTGCTTGAAAAACGAAATGAGAAAACTACAATCTTGATTATAGAGTATAATAGAGAATTTTATAAACAATTAGCATATAAATACAAAGATGCAAAAAAATTCTATGTTGTTAATGGTTCTGCGGAAAACCTGCATCTTTATATGAAGATGTGCAACATTCCTTATGCAGACGCCATTGTTTCAGGTCTGCCGTTTGCCAGTCTGCCAAAGGAAATGTCAGATTCCATTTTAAATAGTGCAAAAGCCGCGCTCCATCAGGACGGCAAATTTATTACGTTTCAATATACAAAATGGAAAAAGAAAATGATTGAAGAGTTCTTCTCTGCCATTAACGTAAAGAAAGAGCTAAGGAACATGCCGCCGGCCTATGTTTTCAGCTGCAGCAAACAGCTGAAGAACGATAAACATGTTCAGCATGAAGCAAGAGAGGGTTAA
- a CDS encoding amino acid permease has product MSKTSCSSSTGQDSKSGDLKWWQLSLMGVGCTIGTGYFLGSSIGIMMTGPSIVISFILAAIGTYIVFNVLAQMTAEDPQKGSFCAYAKKAFGRWAGFSCGWNYWISNILVMGSQLTALSILSRFWFHSVPLWVFAAGYAILAIAVVLTGTKGFDKVEDILAIVKVAAILMFIVIAAATMIGWIDGDVKKPGLPDSTQVFFHDGFRGFWSSLIYAFYAFGGIEVIGLMAMQLKKKEDGPKAGKAMMFLLTSIYVFSMGLAVTMVFQHAFDDKESPFVTALSDYHLPFFPHVFNGAIIIAGFSTMTASLFGVTNLLCTMSEDGDAPSLFSKKVKKLKDLPLASLGIGAAGLLASIITALLLPGKIYEYITTAAGILLLYNWLFIIFSSLKVLKQKFWGKMFSFLGIVLLLASISGTLAEKTIRPGFYVSLLLAVVIGIAALFMRKVWKKAET; this is encoded by the coding sequence ATGAGCAAAACGAGCTGCAGTTCTTCAACTGGCCAAGACAGCAAGAGTGGAGACTTAAAATGGTGGCAGCTTTCTTTAATGGGAGTGGGCTGTACGATCGGAACAGGTTATTTTTTAGGTTCTTCTATAGGAATTATGATGACGGGGCCTTCTATCGTCATCTCTTTTATTCTTGCTGCAATCGGTACATATATCGTATTTAATGTTCTCGCCCAAATGACGGCTGAGGATCCTCAGAAAGGTTCTTTTTGTGCGTATGCGAAAAAAGCTTTTGGGCGCTGGGCCGGTTTCAGCTGCGGGTGGAACTATTGGATATCCAATATTCTTGTGATGGGAAGCCAGCTGACGGCATTATCAATTCTATCCCGCTTTTGGTTTCACAGTGTTCCTTTATGGGTGTTTGCCGCAGGTTACGCAATATTGGCTATCGCCGTTGTTTTGACGGGGACAAAAGGATTTGACAAAGTAGAGGATATTCTGGCCATTGTAAAGGTTGCCGCCATTTTGATGTTCATCGTCATTGCGGCAGCAACGATGATCGGCTGGATTGACGGCGATGTGAAAAAGCCGGGTCTTCCGGACAGTACACAAGTATTCTTTCACGATGGATTCAGGGGATTCTGGTCCTCACTCATCTATGCGTTCTATGCGTTTGGAGGGATTGAGGTCATTGGTTTGATGGCCATGCAGCTGAAAAAAAAGGAGGATGGGCCTAAGGCGGGAAAGGCGATGATGTTTCTGCTTACCAGCATCTATGTATTTTCCATGGGGCTTGCGGTAACCATGGTGTTTCAGCATGCATTTGACGATAAGGAAAGTCCATTCGTGACAGCTCTGAGTGATTATCATCTGCCGTTTTTTCCCCATGTGTTTAATGGAGCCATCATCATAGCGGGATTTTCTACCATGACTGCCTCACTTTTTGGGGTAACCAACCTTTTATGTACGATGTCTGAAGATGGTGATGCCCCAAGTCTGTTCAGTAAAAAAGTAAAAAAGCTCAAAGATCTGCCATTGGCTTCACTGGGGATTGGAGCTGCCGGACTGCTCGCCTCCATTATTACAGCTTTACTGCTGCCGGGAAAGATTTATGAATACATTACGACCGCTGCTGGCATATTGCTCCTTTATAATTGGCTTTTTATCATTTTCTCATCGTTAAAGGTGCTGAAGCAAAAGTTTTGGGGAAAGATGTTCTCATTTTTAGGCATCGTTTTGCTTCTAGCCAGTATCAGTGGAACGCTGGCTGAGAAAACCATTAGGCCAGGTTTTTATGTCAGCCTGCTGCTTGCAGTGGTCATTGGAATTGCGGCTCTATTCATGCGTAAGGTCTGGAAGAAGGCAGAAACGTAA
- a CDS encoding RNA polymerase sigma factor: MDHELQQLIVNAKKGDQDSFSKIVQKYKGKVYRHAFAMVHDQMEAEDITQEAFVKAYFSLHHLKQDYAFASWLTRIVTNLCYDRIKKAEKSPVLHVDPEKTERLPNTHSEVENAQLKMNLQFAMQKLSAEHRTVIVLRDVQGFSYQEVADILEIPAGTVKSRINMARKELRRELMRGDRDA; this comes from the coding sequence GTGGACCACGAACTCCAGCAATTAATCGTTAACGCCAAAAAAGGAGATCAGGATTCCTTTTCAAAAATCGTTCAAAAATATAAAGGGAAAGTGTACCGGCATGCCTTTGCGATGGTCCATGATCAAATGGAAGCGGAAGATATTACTCAGGAAGCTTTCGTAAAAGCTTATTTTTCACTTCATCATTTGAAGCAGGATTATGCTTTCGCCTCTTGGTTAACACGAATCGTTACAAACTTATGTTATGACCGGATAAAGAAAGCTGAAAAGTCGCCTGTGCTGCATGTGGATCCGGAAAAAACAGAACGGCTGCCAAACACCCATTCTGAAGTTGAAAACGCACAGTTGAAAATGAATCTTCAGTTTGCGATGCAAAAGCTTTCCGCAGAGCATCGTACCGTGATCGTATTACGGGATGTACAAGGATTCTCTTACCAGGAGGTTGCAGATATTTTAGAAATACCGGCAGGAACCGTTAAATCCAGAATCAATATGGCTCGAAAAGAATTAAGGAGAGAACTCATGAGGGGTGATCGGGATGCATGA
- a CDS encoding anti-sigma factor family protein, whose product MHDEVKELLSAYVDEELNRDERTKVEEHSKTCNECRKELQELNELKELLFSVYHDAEPDEWRIEQAVFNQIQAESSPDRLLSWKWIFATGFSALVIISIVWIMLPVIYKSIHVGMTLTSISFSLVHSAFAVAGGLPNLLEVIFVLTLIILAASGWSVRRLLGTKTTG is encoded by the coding sequence ATGCATGATGAAGTAAAAGAGCTTCTTTCTGCATATGTGGATGAAGAATTAAACAGGGATGAACGTACAAAGGTTGAGGAACATAGCAAGACCTGCAATGAATGCAGGAAAGAGCTGCAAGAACTGAATGAATTAAAAGAACTGCTGTTTTCTGTTTATCATGACGCAGAGCCGGATGAATGGCGGATTGAACAGGCGGTGTTTAATCAAATTCAAGCTGAAAGTTCACCTGACCGGCTTCTTTCATGGAAATGGATCTTTGCTACAGGTTTCAGTGCTTTGGTAATCATCAGTATCGTATGGATCATGCTACCTGTAATCTATAAAAGCATACACGTTGGAATGACCTTAACTTCTATTTCGTTTAGTCTGGTGCATTCAGCATTTGCCGTTGCAGGCGGACTTCCTAACCTGCTCGAAGTAATCTTTGTTCTTACGCTGATTATTTTAGCAGCTTCCGGATGGTCCGTACGGCGATTATTAGGCACAAAAACAACAGGGTAG
- a CDS encoding MGDG synthase family glycosyltransferase has protein sequence MKKILFLPFLQMPSGHHQAAEALIDMLKIRKKDIVLKKVDLLSYMNVSLEKMVTGTYLKWIKLLPGTYDLVYKNFTYSTMRKVHSFKGYEILFLKKMEKLLEDEQPDVIVCTHSIPSYLLSALKRKGKCQVPVMNVYTDFFINDVWGREEIDYHFVPNQDMKSKLVTDHHISHENIIVSGIPVHEQFTKTEKRSSESSRRKILISGGSSGLGDIYELITAAETSGAFDYFVLCGNNRKLYEKIRQLDADHIHPLPYIASRQEMNEWYDRVDAVVTKPGGITVSEALQKNLPIFVHSVLPGQEEINLEYLEEKNLVFRLERSQSIEEQLYRILGNKPALKKWHAAKKAYEKGIEMLSPDQMAKFIHSILEPAMSFTQHA, from the coding sequence ATGAAGAAAATATTGTTTTTACCGTTTTTGCAAATGCCGTCAGGGCATCATCAGGCTGCCGAGGCGTTAATTGATATGTTGAAGATCAGAAAAAAGGATATCGTCTTAAAGAAAGTGGACTTGTTAAGCTATATGAATGTTTCGCTAGAAAAGATGGTGACGGGAACGTATCTCAAGTGGATCAAACTCCTGCCGGGAACCTACGATCTCGTTTATAAAAATTTCACCTATTCAACGATGAGAAAGGTCCATTCGTTCAAGGGTTATGAAATTTTATTTCTGAAAAAAATGGAAAAGCTTCTGGAGGATGAACAGCCAGACGTTATTGTATGTACACACAGCATCCCTTCTTACCTTTTGAGTGCATTGAAGCGGAAAGGAAAGTGCCAGGTTCCCGTCATGAATGTATATACCGACTTTTTTATCAACGACGTATGGGGCAGAGAAGAAATTGACTATCACTTTGTCCCAAACCAGGATATGAAATCAAAATTAGTGACAGATCATCACATTTCTCATGAAAACATCATCGTATCAGGAATTCCAGTACATGAGCAATTTACGAAAACAGAAAAACGGAGCAGTGAGAGCAGCCGGAGAAAAATCTTGATCTCAGGCGGGAGCAGCGGTTTAGGGGATATTTATGAGTTAATAACAGCTGCTGAAACGTCTGGCGCTTTCGACTATTTTGTGCTTTGCGGAAATAACCGTAAGCTGTATGAAAAAATCAGGCAGCTGGATGCGGATCATATTCATCCTCTTCCATACATTGCTTCAAGGCAAGAGATGAACGAATGGTACGACCGGGTCGATGCTGTAGTGACGAAGCCGGGGGGAATCACAGTGAGTGAAGCGCTGCAGAAAAATCTGCCCATCTTCGTTCATTCCGTGCTACCGGGACAGGAAGAGATCAATCTTGAATATTTGGAAGAAAAGAATCTGGTTTTCAGGCTTGAAAGATCTCAATCCATTGAAGAGCAGTTGTATAGGATCTTAGGCAATAAACCCGCATTGAAAAAATGGCATGCTGCCAAAAAAGCGTATGAAAAAGGCATAGAGATGCTGTCGCCAGATCAGATGGCAAAGTTTATCCACTCCATTTTAGAACCGGCGATGTCTTTTACTCAGCACGCTTAA